A single window of Marinobacter sp. LA51 DNA harbors:
- a CDS encoding DUF3429 domain-containing protein — MIAVARLAIVVGIAGLFPFIAAVASLFLLPQFSVTAISWFYVYSAGILAFMAGVYWPIAMQLENCSYPQSPFVTMVLSQIFFIIAGVGLLLPTLGQVVLYSIAYLALYAVDVRWMRVYWPSWYLRMRLVLTLVVLVCQLTVGTWYVLLHGV; from the coding sequence GTGATCGCCGTAGCGCGACTGGCGATCGTCGTTGGCATCGCTGGGCTCTTTCCGTTCATTGCCGCCGTCGCTAGCCTGTTCCTGTTGCCACAATTCAGTGTCACGGCGATCTCATGGTTCTATGTCTACAGCGCCGGCATCCTGGCATTCATGGCGGGGGTGTACTGGCCGATTGCGATGCAGCTGGAGAATTGCTCCTACCCGCAATCGCCCTTCGTTACTATGGTGCTAAGCCAAATCTTTTTCATCATCGCAGGGGTTGGGCTGCTGCTGCCGACACTCGGGCAGGTGGTGCTCTACAGCATCGCCTATCTGGCGCTGTACGCAGTTGATGTGCGCTGGATGCGGGTGTACTGGCCGTCCTGGTATTTGCGCATGAGGCTGGTACTAACGCTGGTCGTTCTGGTCTGCCAGCTGACGGTCGGGACGTGGTATGTGCTGCTGCATGGTGTCTGA
- a CDS encoding DUF6482 family protein → MRITLEELRTSNDLVIDLLEIISLEGQHYMARLTVSGRQLLLSDKRGITSLFRSAWQLQDTLAAIRVRETQVVHPSAYHEMVGMEPAEIEPLRIRVQKEKEQREQP, encoded by the coding sequence GTGAGAATCACCCTGGAAGAACTGAGAACCAGCAATGACCTGGTCATTGACCTGCTGGAAATCATCTCCCTGGAAGGCCAGCACTACATGGCACGCCTGACCGTGAGTGGGCGCCAACTGCTGCTGTCGGACAAGCGCGGCATCACCAGTCTGTTCCGCAGCGCATGGCAGTTGCAGGATACCCTTGCCGCCATTCGGGTGCGGGAAACCCAGGTCGTCCATCCTTCCGCCTACCACGAAATGGTGGGCATGGAGCCTGCGGAAATTGAACCCCTGCGCATCCGTGTTCAGAAAGAGAAAGAGCAGAGGGAACAACCGTGA